A window of Sebaldella sp. S0638 genomic DNA:
ATTTGATTAAGAATATTCTGTAATTCAAAAATAAAACCATCAAGTCCAACAGAAATACCAACAGATTTAAAGGCAATATCCTTAATAAAAAGAGCTTTATCCTCACCAAGTCTACCTTTTGATGCTGTTTTAAGAAATTTAGTAAGTTTAGTAGTAGAAATATTAAGTAATTGGTCAGGAGTAGGAAAATTAAGAAGAATTTCCATAGAGGCATTACCAAAAGTATCAGAAAAAGCCTTATGATATTCAGGGAAAATAACATCAAGAACTTTAATAGCTTTAGTTTTAAGACATGCAATAGATTGAACCTGAAAAGTCCTGAATCTAGTCAATTCTTTTAAAGCCATAGTCTTATCATCAGCCATGGCTGATGAAGTAAATCTATTAATTCTAATAACTTCAGCAATAAGAAAAGAATCAATAATATCAGATTTGTTGGATTTAATAAAGAGGTTACGTAGAGCTTCAGACTGAATAGGATTGATAACATAAATATTCTTAGCAAATTCCATAAGAAAAGCATATATATTAAGCCAATAATGTCCGGTAGCTTCCATAGCAAAACTGATATTATCAAAATCAGAGTCAATAGAAGAGGATATATCAAAAAAACTTTTAAAACCTTCAATAGAGTTCTTGAAAGAAAAAGTTTTAATAAGTATCCCATCAGAATCAATGAAAGAAGCAACATGTGAAAATTTACCAATATCAATACCACAAAAAAACATAAAATCACCTACATATAAAATATAATGGCAGCCGTTCTACAAAAAAAATTATACTAATCAACCTTGCTAGATATTGGTAGCAAAACTACATCCAGTTCATTGGATTCAATATAATCGTAGAGGTAACAGTCTAACTTTAGTAGTTAAAACTACAAGGAGGTAAAAGTTACCACTCTACCATTAAAATAATTATTACATAAAGTAACAAAGATTTTAAGTAGTTAATTTAGCTTTTTTAACTACAAACATATTATACAAGGAGAATATAATGAAAGCATTGAAGATATGTGTGATTGGAGCTGGAAATATATCAAATAGTAGGCATATTCCAGCATTAAAGAAAAATAAAGACATTGTAGAGATATTTGGAGTTATAGGTAATAATAAAGAAAAAGTTAATAATACAAGTCAGAAAAATAAAATAAAAAATACTTTTATTCTGGATGACGAACTCGATATATCGAAACAGTTAGAAGATGTAAAGTGGTTTGCAGATGTAGATGCGGTTGTTATTGGAACTCCACCAATGACACATTATAAATTGGCTAAAGCATGTTTGGAATTAGGGAAAAACGTACTTTTAGAAAAACCAATGACTATGAATGATAATGAATCAAGGGAATTAATTGAAATTGCTAGTAAAGAAAATAAAACACTAAGTGTAATTCATAATTTTCAATATTCAAACGGCATTAAGAAGCTAGAAAAAAAGTTGAAAAATAATGAATTTGGAAGTATAAATACTATAACAGGGATACAATTTACAAATAGAGATAGAAGACTTCCAGAATGGTATAATGAGTTACCGTTAGGACTTTTTTATGACGAAGCTGCGCACTTTTTCTATCTTTTGGAAAAATTTGGCGGAGATTTGAAAGTTTTGTCAGCAACAGGTCAGTATGATGAAAGTAAACAGGAAAATACACCAATGATATTGAATATAGACATAAAAGCTGGAAAAATTCCTGCGCACATATCAATGAATTTTAACTCTCCTGTTTGTGAATGGTATTTAATATTATTATGTGAAAAGAAAGTTGTAATATATGATTTTTTTAAAGATATTCTTATTTACGCTAATAATGATAACCAACATTTAGCAAAAGATATATTAAGAAATTCATTGGGCTATACATGGCATTTTTGGAAAAATTTTATTGCAAATGGTTTTAAACTTGTTACAGGAAATTTACATTACGGGCATGATGTCGTTGTAAGGGAGTTTGTGAGTATAGTTAATGATAATTCGTATACTTCTGGGATAAAAGAGGAAAAGGGACAAATGGTTATAAAAGCAATGAATCAAGTAATAGAAAAAATTGAAAATTTTAGGTGAGGTACAATATGTATATTTTATTAGCATTATATTTACTATTGTCAACTTTGGGAATGGTATTGATAAAAATTGGTGGTGAAAATTTAAATATAGCATTTACTAAATCTTATTTTGGTTTTCAGTTTGGCTGGATAAGTATGTTTGGAGTAGTGTTTTATCTGGTTAGTTTTATTTTATGGATTATAATATTATCTAAATATAATTTAAGTTATATTTCTCCTATTGCATCAGGACTAGCGTATGTACTAATAATAGTTTTTTCAAGATTTTTGCTTAAGGAAAATATTAGTAATTACCAATGGTTAGGAATAATTGTAATATTACTTGGAGTAATATTAATGAATATAAAAAAATAAAAATTAGGAAGACGAGGAAATATGAAATTAAGTAAGTACATAAAAGATATTTATAAAGATAAAGATATAGTGATAGAATTAGCAGTAAATGATTTTAAAAATAAATATTCCGGATCATATTTTGGAATAGTATGGGCCTTTATTCAACCAATTGTAACAATTTTGGTATTTTGGTTTGTATTCGAGGTAGGATTTAGAGCTAAGGCAAACAATGATATTCCTTTTGTTCTTTGGTTGACAGCAGGATTGATTCCATGGTTTTTTTTCTCAGATGCCTTGAATAGTATGACATATTCTTTTTTGGAGTATGCTTATTTAGTAAAAAAAGTAGTATTTAAAATAGAATTATTACCGTTAGTCAAGTTACTTTCATCATTATTTGTACATTTTATATTTATTATATTGATGGTTATTTTATTATTGTTAAATAAATATAGTTTTTCATTATATTTATTTCAATTGTTTTACTACACATTTTGCACTTTAATCTTTGTTTTTTCAATAGGACTTTTTACTGCTTCTGTTACACCGTTTTTTAAAGATTTTGGTCAGATAATAACGATATTTTTGCAATTTGGGATGTGGTTAACACCAATTATGTGGCAAGTGAATATATTACCTCCAAGGTATGTATTGCTTTTTAAGTTAAATCCTATGTTTTATATAATTCAAGGTTATAGAGATTCGATATTTTATAACATTGGGTTTTGGAATTACAGATTTCAAACTTTATACTTTTGGAGCATAACAATAGTTTTAGTGCTTATTAGTGTAAAAGTTTATAAAAAAACTAATCAGCATTTTTCAGATGTTATTTAAAGGAGTAGGTAGTGGATAAAGTTATAGAAGTTAAAAAATTAAGTAAAATTTATAAGTTATATGATAAAAATATTGATAGATTGAAAGAAGTTTTGAATGTCAGAAGAAAAGTATATCATAAAGATTTTTATGCATTAAATAATATAAATTTTAATATCAAAGTTGGAGAAACCGTAGGAATAATTGGCAAAAATGGTGCTGGAAAATCAACGTTACTAAAAATAATTACAGGAGTACTTGCACAAACTAGTGGAGAAATGATAGTTAAGGGAAAGATAGCTGCGTTACTTGAATTAGGAGCTGGGTTTAATCCAGAATTCACAGGAATAGAAAATGTATATTTAAATGGAAGAATAATGGGTTTTACTAAGAAGGAGATGGATCAAAAACTTGAAAGTATTATTAAATTTGCTGATATTGGAGATTTTATTTACCAACCAATAAAAACATACTCAAGTGGTATGTTTGCTAGGTTGGCCTTTTCGGTTGCAGTTAGTGTAGAACCTGATATTTTAATTGTAGATGAAGCATTAAGTGTGGGAGATATGCAATTTCAGGAAAAATCTATAACAAAAATGAAAGAAATAAGAGATAAAGGAACAACAATAATTTATGTGTCTCATTCTTTACCTTCAGTAAGAAATTTTTGTGAACGAGCTATTTGGTTTTCAAATGGTAGCATAAAAGAAGATGGAGATGCTGATATTGTTTGTGAAAATTATGAGGAATTTCTTAGAGAAGAACAATTTGTTTTAAATGAAGATTTTAGTAATAGAGATATTAAAAATAAATCAATAGCCATATCCAATATAGTTTTAAATAAAGATATTTATACTATAGATGAAGATATAATAATTGAGTTAAATTTAGACTATATTATAGATACCATAGATTATGGAGTTGGAATTATTGTTTATAATGAAAAAGGAAAAGTAGTAACTTTATTTAATACTGTAAGAGATGACTTATATTTTGACAAAAAAAATAAAGTGATCAGACTAATAATTCCTGAAAATGATTTTATCGCTGGAAAATATTATATTTCAGCTTCAATTTGTGATAAGAATGTAATGTTCTCATATGATAAAGTAGATTATGCAAAGTCATTTACTGTAAAAAATAAAAAAAATAAACTTGGGATACCAATAAGTGATGGTATGTTTAGAGCAAAACACTTTTGGGAATATAAGGGAGATAGCTTTGAATAAGATAAAAAAAATTATGCTGATTATAAAAATGTTTGGGAGAGGGTTCATTTTTTATAAAAAAAATGGTAGTTTTTTATTTTTTAAAAGAATATTTTGCACAACAAAAAATCGTAATATTATTGGAATAACAAGAGTTAGAAATGAAGAACTTTTAATTGAAGATGCACTTAGGGATGCAGGGAAAGTAGTAGATAGTTTAATAGTTTTTGATGATTGCAGTATTGATAAAACTATAAATAAAATAGTGAAAAGTAAAAAAGTAAATAAAATAATAATAAATACCTATTGGGATATTAATTGTCCTGAAAATGAAACAATTCATAGAGAGATATTATTAAAGGAAGCACATAGTGAGAAAGGTGCTTGGATTTTCAATTTTGATGCTGACGAAAGATTTGAAGGAGAAATAAGGGAATTTCTGCTGGAAAATTTAAATAATGATTCTTTTGACTCAATAAAAATAAGACTTTACGATGCTTATATAACGAAATATGATGAAGAAAAGGAATATAAAAAGGCAGATAAGCTCTTAAATTTCAGAAAATATTTTGGTCCTGAATATAGAGATATTTTAATGATTTGGAGAAATAAGAAATACTTTAAACATGAGGGTCTAATTCAAAGAGAACCATCTGGCGCTAAAAATAGTATTACAAAATTTAGATGTCAACATTATGGTAAGGCAATTTCTGTTGAACAATGGGAAGAAACCTGTAAATTTTATGAGACGTATTTTCCAGAACCTTATAAGAGTAAATGGAGTAATAGAAAAGGTAAAGCAATACATACTTTATCCGATTTTGGAAATACTTTATATCCATGGGGTGAAGAATTATTCACAAAATCCTTCATTTTAGATAATTAGGTGATAATAATGAAAGAAGCGTTGATTTCAGTCTATTCTTTAGTTGAGTATGCTGGCTCTGAAATAAATTCACTTCAAATTGCGCAAGAACTAAAGAAAAAAGGTTTTAAAGTGACAATTTTTACTTTTTCTTATGGTTATCCTATGAAAAATTTATTTGTTGATGAAGATATTGAAATAATAGATTTTTTTGAAAGTAGGATAAATTTTGAGAATAAAGAATTTGATTTGTTATGGTGCCATCATTCACCAACTTTATATTCGCTGATTTATAATTTGGGGATAAGAGCAAAAAAAATCATTTTTCAGAGTTTATCACCATTTATGGATTTAGAAGTAATTCCCTTTTTTTATGAACATATTTCTTTAATTCTTACAAATAGTCTGGAAACTAAAAATCAAATTATTAGCGATTTGAAAATAAATGAATTAAGAACTAAGATTACAGTATTTCAAAATTTTGTCCCAGATAGTTATTTTCAGGTAAAAAAGGATGAGTATATTTTAAAGAAGATAGCAATTATATCAAATCATTTATGTGATGAAATAAAAGATGTTTCTGAACTCTTCATAAAAGACGGATTAAAAGTAGATATTATAGGTAAAGAAAAAAAAGTAAAGTTTGTAGATAGAGAATTATTGTCAAATTATGATTTAGTTATTACAATTGGGAAAACTGTACAATATTGTTTTAGTTCTTCAATTCCAGTATATTGTTATGATTATTTCGGTGGACCAGGATATATTACAAAAGAAAATTTAGAAAAAGCTGAATCTTTAAATTTTTCTGGCAGAGGATTCAATAATTTAACTCAATATGAGATATATAAGGATATAATTGAAAATTATAATAAGAATATAGAAAATATTGATTTTTATCATGAGTATGCAAAGGAAAAATTTTCATTAAGTAAAAATATTGATGAAATACTGAAATATTTAACAGAATTAAAAGAAGTAAATATAGATATTTTAAAAAAAGAATACTCTTTAATAGAAAAGCACAATAATTATTTCTTGAATGAATTAAAAAATAATTTATATTATAAGAAGAAGAATAATTTTTGGGATATTGAAACTAGATTATTTTTTAAGATAAATGATGAATGGATTGAACAAGTTGACAAAAAAAGTAGTGTTTTTTATGAAAATAATATTTTGAAAGTAAAATATGTGTTCAAGCAGTTTCAGAAAACTGATGAGATTTTATTAAACCCTATAATTAACAAATTTATAAAATGCAAGATATATAGTATTATAATTAATGATGAAAAAGTTAACTATACTAATTCAAATATGTTGAAAAAAGATGAATTTGATTATTTTATCTCAGTATTTCCATTTTATGAAATAAAATTTGATAAAGTAATGGAAGTAAAAGAAATGTTTTTTGAAGTTGAGATAGTATTATTAAATGAATATGAAATTGCTGGAATGGCTGAAAATTTGATTTCAAATTATAAAAAAGATTCAGAAGAAAAAAATAATATTATAAAGTATAATGAATATTTGATAAAGGAAAAAACACAAGAAAATAATGAATTAAAAAGACAATTAAATTTTATTTTGGAATCAAAATACTGGAAAATCAGGAGAACAATTAAAGCAGCTGCTAATATCTTAAGGAGAAAATGAATTATGAAAAAAAATATTGTGCATTTAATAAAGAAATCTAATTCAGTAATAAAAAAAGAAGGTGTAAAAAGTTTTATTAAAAAAGGAAATAATTATATACGTAATAGATATAGTGGAAAAACATCATCTTTTAAAAAGAGTTATAAAGATATACTCTTCATAAATGGATGTTACTTGGATCATCCCAGAAGATATAGAGTTAGTCATCAAATTGAACAGTTAAATTTTGTTGGTTATTCTTGTGACGAAGTGTGGTATGAAAATCTAGATATGAATATGTTGAAATATTATAGAGGTTTTATTTTTTATAGATGCCCTAGTACACCATTAATATTAGAATTTATTGATAATGCAAAAAAATTTAATAAAAGAACTTTTTTTGATATAGATGACCTGGTTATAGACAAAAAATATGTTGAAACTATCAAATATCTTGATGAACTTACCAAAGAGGATTATAATCTCTATATAGATGGTGTGCAGAGAATGCAGGAAACTTTGAGAAAATGCGATTACGGAATAACAACAACAACAGTTTTAGCAAAAGAATTAAATAATTATACAAAAGAAGTTTTTGTAAATAATAATGTTGCTTCTGAAAGAATGGTGGAGATTTCTGAAAAAGCAATACAAAAGAAAAAAAAGAATGAGAATATTTATTTGGGATATTTAAGTGGCAGTATAACGCATAATCCAGATTTTGAATTAATATCTGATGTTATAAAAGAGTTATTACTAAATCATGAAAATTTATATCTTGTTATTACAGGTCTTGTAGATATACCTAATAATCTATTAGAAGTAAAAAATAAAATTATAAAAAAGGATTTTGTGGAATGGAAAAAATTGCCTGCAATAATAGCTGAGCTTGATATAAATTTAGTCCCTTTAGAGAAATCAATTTTTAATGAAGCAAAATCAGAAAATAAATGGGTAGAAGCAAGTTTAGTTAAAACTGTTACTGTAGCCAGTAAATTAGGACCTTTTGCTGAAATGATAGAAGAAGGGATTACTGGGTTTTTATGTGATACTGAAGAAGAATGGTATAAAACATTAAATAATTTAGTTTTAGATTCTGAATTAAGAAATATTGTTGCTGAGAATGCATATAAAGAAACTAGAAATAAAAATATAACAGCATATACAGGGATGAAGCTTGCTAATTTTTTAGAAAGCAAATTAGCTCCCAATATACTAATGGTTTTGCCATCTGTACAAATCAGTGGTGGTGTAAATGTAGCGAAAAAACATTGCAATATTCTTAAAAAATATGGTTTTGACATAACAATACTATCTATGGGTTCAGAAAATGATAATATAGACTATGATGGTGAAGAAATAAATGTTTTATCTATATTTAAATCAGAAATCCACGCTTATTTTAAAACAATGGTAGGGACATTATGGAGTACGATGGAATTTGTTAATTCTTATCCTAAAGTAAAAGAAAAGAAATATTTAGTACAAAATTTTGAAACAGATTTTTATGAAATAGGTCATTATTTTAGAAAGTTAGCGAATTTAACTTATAACTTTTTTTCAAATGTTAAATATATTACAATTTCAAAATGGTGTGAGAAATGGTTAATAGAAGATTTTAATAAAGATGTAAATTATGCTAGAAATGGTATAGACATAGATAGCTTTAAAGCTGTAAAAAGAGATTTTTCTGGGAAAATAAAGATATTAATAGAAGGAAATTCAGAAGATTATTATAAAAATGTAGATGAAAGTTTTAAAATAACCAATCAATTAGATGGAGAAAAATTTGAAATAGTCTATCTTTCTTATAAAGGAAAGCCGAAAGATTGGTATAGAGTAAATAAATTTTATAATAGAATTCCTCATGAAAAGGTTCATGAGTTGTATCAAGAATGCCATATTCTAATTAAATCAAGTATTTTAGAAAGTTTTTCTTATCCACCTTTAGAAATGATGTCAACAGGAGGTCTAGTTGTCGTAGCACCAAATGGAGGAAATATAGAATACTTAAAAGATCGTGAAAATTGTTTGATGTATACAAATGGCAATTTTGATGAGGCAATCCAATGCATTAATCTTATTCTGCAAGATAACAATTTAAGAGAAAAAATAATTGAAAATGGATTGAAAACAGGGGCAGAAAGAGATTGGAAACTATTGGAAAAAGAAATAATAAAATTATATGAATAGAAGGTAGATATTATGAAATTTAGTGTTCAAAAAACTCCTATTTCTGATTTATTAGTGATCAGACCAAATGTATATGAAGATGAGAGAGGATTTTTTCTTGAGACATATAATAAAGATGAATTTGAAAAATTAGGTTTAAATCTGGATTTTGTTCAAGATAATCATTCAAAATCTAAAAAAGGTGTGTTGAGAGGATTACATTTTCAAACAAAATTTTCACAGGGAAAACTTGTAAGAGTTACTAAAGGATCAGTTTGGGATGTTGCAGTTGATTTGAGGAAGGATAGTAAAACTTATAAAAATTGGTTCGGAATAGAAATAAGCGAAAAAAATAAGCTAATGTTTTATATTCCAGAAAATTTTGCACATGGTTTTTTAACTTTAGAAGATAATACAGAGTTTCAATATAAATGTACTAATTTTTATCATGCTGAATATGATTCTGGAATTATTTGGAATGATAAAAATATAAATGTAAAATGGCCATTTGATGTCTATGATATAGATATTAATGAAGTCATTATATCTGAAAAGGATAAAAAAATGCAAAATTTTGAGGATTACGATGAAAAAAAATAGAATATTAGCTATTATTGTTACATATAATCCAGAGAAAGATTTCATCAAGAATTATAATTCTGTAAAAAGTCAGGTTGAAAATATCATAATAATTGATAATAATTCAGACAATAAAATAAAATTATTATTAGAAAATTTAAAAAATGAGAATGTGAAAGTTATTTTTAATGAAGAAAATATTGGGATTGCTGCTGCACAAAATATCGGAATTCAAGAAGCAGTAAAAAATGATTTTGAATGGATTCTTTTATTAGATGATGACTCGTATTTAGAGAGAGAGATGGTTGAATATCTTCTCAAGAGATATGAAATATATACTAATAAATCAAAAGTAGCTATTTTAGCCCCTAATATACAGGAAAAAAATCTCAAACACAGCATGAAATATATAGTCAAAGATAAAATTTTATTCAAGAAAAGAGGGTTTGAAAATCAGAGTTATTTAGATAATGTTTTAACAGTAATATCATCTGGATCTATGATAAATATAGAAAAGATAAAAAAATATGGTATGATGAAAGAAGACTATTTTATAGACTTTGTTGACACAGAATTTTGTTTAAGAATAGTTTCAAATGGTGAAAAAATATTGGCAGTGAAAGATGCTGTTTTAATGCATGAGATAGGAAAGAAAAAAGAGTATTCAATTGCAGGAATTAAAGTACGTACTTCTAATCATAATTCACAAAGATTATACTATATGTATAGAAATCGAATTCTAGTTTGGAGAAAATATTTTTTTAAGGTTTTTTCATATATAAGTTATGACATTATATATTCAAATTATCAATTTTTACTTATACTGATGTTTGAAAAAGAAAAAATAAGTAAAATAAAAGCTGTATTTAAAGGAATAAAGGATGGACTCTTTTTTAGTAAGGATAAATTATGAATTTTAGAATTGAAATATTAATGACTACATATAATGGAGAAGAATTTTTACGAGAACAATTAGATTCTATTATCAGACAATCGTATAAAAATTGGAATTTAAAAATAAGGGATGATTTTTCTAATGATAATACTTTGAAAATATTATCGGAGTATTGTGAAAAAGAATCCAGAATTCAAATAATTGAGGACGACAAAGGAAATTTAGGTATAGTAAAAAACTTTGAAGAATTACTTAAATATTCAGATGCTGAATTTGTGATGTTTGCAGATCAGGATGATATATGGTTAGATAATAAGATAGAAGAATTTCATAAAGTTATAATTGAAAGTGATTATGATAAAGAAGAAATGGTACTTATTCATTCAGATTCATATGTATATTTTAATAATAAAGTAATCAGAGACTTTATAGGAAAAAAAGCATTAAAAAAAGGAATACGGAATTATTTTTTTGAATATATAGTACAAGGGTCGTCAACGATGGTAAATAGAAAAATAATAGATGCTTCAATGCCATTTTTGGATGAGGTATATTTACATGATAGGTATTTTCATATATTAGCTGAGTTATTCGGGAAAAGATACTACATTCCCACACCACTAATAAATTATAGACAACATGAAAAGAATCAAATAGGATCTGGAAAGAGCATCTTTTACAATATATTTCATAAAAGATATTTTTTTAATAAGGATAGAAAATTAATAGAAAAAATTTTACATGTTTATAGCACAGATATCAATAAAAATAATAAAAAATTA
This region includes:
- a CDS encoding IS110 family transposase; this encodes MFFCGIDIGKFSHVASFIDSDGILIKTFSFKNSIEGFKSFFDISSSIDSDFDNISFAMEATGHYWLNIYAFLMEFAKNIYVINPIQSEALRNLFIKSNKSDIIDSFLIAEVIRINRFTSSAMADDKTMALKELTRFRTFQVQSIACLKTKAIKVLDVIFPEYHKAFSDTFGNASMEILLNFPTPDQLLNISTTKLTKFLKTASKGRLGEDKALFIKDIAFKSVGISVGLDGFIFELQNILNQ
- a CDS encoding Gfo/Idh/MocA family protein, whose amino-acid sequence is MKALKICVIGAGNISNSRHIPALKKNKDIVEIFGVIGNNKEKVNNTSQKNKIKNTFILDDELDISKQLEDVKWFADVDAVVIGTPPMTHYKLAKACLELGKNVLLEKPMTMNDNESRELIEIASKENKTLSVIHNFQYSNGIKKLEKKLKNNEFGSINTITGIQFTNRDRRLPEWYNELPLGLFYDEAAHFFYLLEKFGGDLKVLSATGQYDESKQENTPMILNIDIKAGKIPAHISMNFNSPVCEWYLILLCEKKVVIYDFFKDILIYANNDNQHLAKDILRNSLGYTWHFWKNFIANGFKLVTGNLHYGHDVVVREFVSIVNDNSYTSGIKEEKGQMVIKAMNQVIEKIENFR
- a CDS encoding EamA family transporter, translating into MYILLALYLLLSTLGMVLIKIGGENLNIAFTKSYFGFQFGWISMFGVVFYLVSFILWIIILSKYNLSYISPIASGLAYVLIIVFSRFLLKENISNYQWLGIIVILLGVILMNIKK
- a CDS encoding ABC transporter permease; translated protein: MKLSKYIKDIYKDKDIVIELAVNDFKNKYSGSYFGIVWAFIQPIVTILVFWFVFEVGFRAKANNDIPFVLWLTAGLIPWFFFSDALNSMTYSFLEYAYLVKKVVFKIELLPLVKLLSSLFVHFIFIILMVILLLLNKYSFSLYLFQLFYYTFCTLIFVFSIGLFTASVTPFFKDFGQIITIFLQFGMWLTPIMWQVNILPPRYVLLFKLNPMFYIIQGYRDSIFYNIGFWNYRFQTLYFWSITIVLVLISVKVYKKTNQHFSDVI
- a CDS encoding ATP-binding cassette domain-containing protein; this encodes MDKVIEVKKLSKIYKLYDKNIDRLKEVLNVRRKVYHKDFYALNNINFNIKVGETVGIIGKNGAGKSTLLKIITGVLAQTSGEMIVKGKIAALLELGAGFNPEFTGIENVYLNGRIMGFTKKEMDQKLESIIKFADIGDFIYQPIKTYSSGMFARLAFSVAVSVEPDILIVDEALSVGDMQFQEKSITKMKEIRDKGTTIIYVSHSLPSVRNFCERAIWFSNGSIKEDGDADIVCENYEEFLREEQFVLNEDFSNRDIKNKSIAISNIVLNKDIYTIDEDIIIELNLDYIIDTIDYGVGIIVYNEKGKVVTLFNTVRDDLYFDKKNKVIRLIIPENDFIAGKYYISASICDKNVMFSYDKVDYAKSFTVKNKKNKLGIPISDGMFRAKHFWEYKGDSFE
- a CDS encoding glycosyltransferase, whose amino-acid sequence is MKKNIVHLIKKSNSVIKKEGVKSFIKKGNNYIRNRYSGKTSSFKKSYKDILFINGCYLDHPRRYRVSHQIEQLNFVGYSCDEVWYENLDMNMLKYYRGFIFYRCPSTPLILEFIDNAKKFNKRTFFDIDDLVIDKKYVETIKYLDELTKEDYNLYIDGVQRMQETLRKCDYGITTTTVLAKELNNYTKEVFVNNNVASERMVEISEKAIQKKKKNENIYLGYLSGSITHNPDFELISDVIKELLLNHENLYLVITGLVDIPNNLLEVKNKIIKKDFVEWKKLPAIIAELDINLVPLEKSIFNEAKSENKWVEASLVKTVTVASKLGPFAEMIEEGITGFLCDTEEEWYKTLNNLVLDSELRNIVAENAYKETRNKNITAYTGMKLANFLESKLAPNILMVLPSVQISGGVNVAKKHCNILKKYGFDITILSMGSENDNIDYDGEEINVLSIFKSEIHAYFKTMVGTLWSTMEFVNSYPKVKEKKYLVQNFETDFYEIGHYFRKLANLTYNFFSNVKYITISKWCEKWLIEDFNKDVNYARNGIDIDSFKAVKRDFSGKIKILIEGNSEDYYKNVDESFKITNQLDGEKFEIVYLSYKGKPKDWYRVNKFYNRIPHEKVHELYQECHILIKSSILESFSYPPLEMMSTGGLVVVAPNGGNIEYLKDRENCLMYTNGNFDEAIQCINLILQDNNLREKIIENGLKTGAERDWKLLEKEIIKLYE
- the rfbC gene encoding dTDP-4-dehydrorhamnose 3,5-epimerase, producing the protein MMKFSVQKTPISDLLVIRPNVYEDERGFFLETYNKDEFEKLGLNLDFVQDNHSKSKKGVLRGLHFQTKFSQGKLVRVTKGSVWDVAVDLRKDSKTYKNWFGIEISEKNKLMFYIPENFAHGFLTLEDNTEFQYKCTNFYHAEYDSGIIWNDKNINVKWPFDVYDIDINEVIISEKDKKMQNFEDYDEKK
- a CDS encoding glycosyltransferase family 2 protein, whose product is MKKNRILAIIVTYNPEKDFIKNYNSVKSQVENIIIIDNNSDNKIKLLLENLKNENVKVIFNEENIGIAAAQNIGIQEAVKNDFEWILLLDDDSYLEREMVEYLLKRYEIYTNKSKVAILAPNIQEKNLKHSMKYIVKDKILFKKRGFENQSYLDNVLTVISSGSMINIEKIKKYGMMKEDYFIDFVDTEFCLRIVSNGEKILAVKDAVLMHEIGKKKEYSIAGIKVRTSNHNSQRLYYMYRNRILVWRKYFFKVFSYISYDIIYSNYQFLLILMFEKEKISKIKAVFKGIKDGLFFSKDKL
- a CDS encoding glycosyltransferase family 2 protein, which gives rise to MNFRIEILMTTYNGEEFLREQLDSIIRQSYKNWNLKIRDDFSNDNTLKILSEYCEKESRIQIIEDDKGNLGIVKNFEELLKYSDAEFVMFADQDDIWLDNKIEEFHKVIIESDYDKEEMVLIHSDSYVYFNNKVIRDFIGKKALKKGIRNYFFEYIVQGSSTMVNRKIIDASMPFLDEVYLHDRYFHILAELFGKRYYIPTPLINYRQHEKNQIGSGKSIFYNIFHKRYFFNKDRKLIEKILHVYSTDINKNNKKLIMDYLGITNTNFSHLKRLHILRKSGIYMNFKKKFSLLFRG